A genomic segment from Amycolatopsis camponoti encodes:
- a CDS encoding carboxymuconolactone decarboxylase family protein encodes MNIDIPEGKDPIGYVWGEMVPGIGIAASQFSLAVYAHTTLGLREFEAARLRIAQINGCIFCLDWRTERDGVKVEPEFADAVTEWRTTELFDERTRLAAEYAERYTLDHHNLDDDFWKRMAEHYTQQEIVELSMSLGAWLAFGRLNHVLGIDTVCVLPSHQS; translated from the coding sequence GTGAACATCGACATCCCCGAGGGCAAGGACCCGATCGGGTACGTGTGGGGCGAGATGGTGCCCGGCATCGGGATCGCCGCTTCGCAGTTCTCGCTGGCGGTCTACGCGCACACGACGCTGGGGCTGCGGGAGTTCGAAGCCGCGCGGCTGCGGATCGCCCAGATCAACGGGTGCATCTTCTGCCTCGACTGGCGCACCGAGCGCGACGGCGTGAAGGTCGAGCCGGAGTTCGCGGACGCGGTGACGGAGTGGCGCACGACCGAGCTTTTCGACGAGCGCACGCGGCTGGCGGCCGAGTACGCCGAGCGGTACACGCTGGACCACCACAACCTGGACGACGACTTCTGGAAGCGGATGGCCGAGCACTACACGCAGCAGGAGATCGTCGAGCTGAGCATGAGCCTCGGCGCGTGGCTCGCTTTCGGCCGCCTCAACCACGTCCTGGGCATCGACACCGTCTGCGTCCTGCCGTCCCACCAGTCGTGA
- a CDS encoding SsgA family sporulation/cell division regulator, producing MADPHSVTSASFDFALRTFGAAPRPVPAELEYDTRDPYAVAVVLHAGPSAVRWLFGRDLLADGLLARCGDGDVRVGPAGDPALVVVELNSPDGAAVLEAPAKEIAAFLDRTYEVIPAGSETDWFDFDEELAKLSYQD from the coding sequence ATGGCCGACCCGCACAGCGTGACCAGTGCCAGCTTCGACTTCGCCCTGCGCACCTTCGGGGCGGCGCCGCGGCCGGTGCCGGCCGAGCTGGAGTACGACACCCGCGATCCCTACGCGGTCGCCGTGGTGCTGCACGCCGGCCCGAGCGCCGTCCGGTGGCTCTTCGGGCGCGACCTGCTCGCCGACGGCCTGCTCGCCCGCTGCGGCGACGGTGACGTGCGCGTCGGGCCCGCCGGCGACCCCGCGCTGGTCGTCGTCGAACTCAACTCCCCCGACGGCGCCGCCGTGCTCGAGGCGCCCGCCAAGGAGATCGCCGCCTTCCTCGACCGGACCTACGAGGTCATCCCGGCCGGGAGCGAGACGGACTGGTTCGACTTCGACGAGGAACTCGCGAAGCTCTCCTACCAGGACTGA
- a CDS encoding anti-sigma factor: MTAELHTLTGAYALDAVSDVERAGFERHLGECAACRQEVAELRATGARLGAAETVGPPPELRARVLAGVARTRQLPPRVPARRGEKPRRGKAFGLRVALFGAAAAAVVAVGVGVVTTSAPPAPVDSVLSAPDATAIQGVGEGHATLVVSRSRNQAVLLASDLPALDAGHVYQVWMIRSGEAQSAGVLQPRMLMSDIPPGTDRIGITVEPAGGSASPTTPAVSRISLT; the protein is encoded by the coding sequence ATGACCGCCGAGCTGCACACGCTGACCGGGGCCTACGCGCTGGATGCCGTGTCCGATGTGGAGCGTGCCGGGTTCGAACGGCACCTCGGGGAGTGTGCCGCGTGCCGCCAGGAGGTGGCCGAGCTGCGGGCGACCGGTGCCCGGCTGGGCGCGGCCGAGACCGTGGGGCCGCCGCCCGAGCTGCGAGCGAGGGTGCTCGCCGGCGTCGCCCGCACGCGTCAGCTGCCGCCGAGAGTTCCGGCGCGGCGTGGGGAAAAGCCTCGCCGTGGCAAGGCTTTCGGGCTGCGCGTCGCCCTGTTCGGGGCGGCCGCGGCCGCCGTCGTCGCGGTCGGGGTCGGCGTCGTGACGACGTCCGCGCCGCCGGCTCCGGTCGACTCGGTGCTGTCCGCGCCGGACGCGACCGCGATCCAGGGCGTCGGCGAGGGGCACGCGACCCTGGTCGTCTCACGCAGCCGCAACCAGGCGGTGCTGCTCGCCTCGGACCTCCCCGCGCTCGACGCGGGCCACGTGTACCAGGTGTGGATGATCCGGTCCGGTGAAGCGCAGTCGGCCGGCGTCCTGCAACCGCGGATGCTGATGTCCGACATCCCGCCCGGTACCGACCGGATCGGCATCACCGTCGAGCCCGCCGGCGGGTCCGCGAGCCCGACGACGCCGGCGGTCAGCCGGATCTCCCTGACCTAG
- a CDS encoding fasciclin domain-containing protein — translation MTKLRVAGIGFAAVAALSLTACSGSDTASSGSSSAPAPTSSMAAPSSSVDSAASTGVTTNADVFGPACSQLPQGSAPGSLDSMGPQPVASAASTNPLLTKLVAAVKATNLVDTLNSAPAITVFAPADPAFAALGDAKFAELAGKPAELSPILQYHVVGKRYDAKGLESAGTLDSLNAAGGPLKIEGSGENMTVNGAKILCGNIPTKNATVFVIDKVLTPGTNK, via the coding sequence GTGACCAAGCTTCGTGTCGCCGGTATCGGTTTCGCCGCCGTGGCCGCCCTTTCGCTGACCGCGTGCAGCGGCAGCGACACCGCTTCTTCGGGCAGCTCCAGCGCCCCCGCCCCGACTTCGTCGATGGCCGCCCCGTCGTCTTCGGTCGACTCGGCCGCGTCCACCGGCGTGACCACCAACGCCGACGTGTTCGGCCCGGCCTGTTCGCAGCTGCCGCAGGGCTCCGCGCCGGGTTCGCTGGACTCGATGGGCCCGCAGCCCGTCGCGTCGGCGGCGTCGACGAACCCGCTGCTGACCAAGCTGGTCGCGGCCGTGAAGGCGACCAACCTGGTCGACACGCTCAACAGCGCGCCGGCGATCACGGTGTTCGCGCCGGCCGACCCGGCGTTCGCGGCGCTGGGTGACGCGAAGTTCGCCGAGCTGGCGGGCAAGCCGGCGGAGCTGTCGCCGATCCTGCAGTACCACGTGGTCGGCAAGCGGTACGACGCCAAGGGACTCGAGTCGGCCGGCACGCTGGACTCGCTCAACGCCGCGGGTGGGCCGCTGAAGATCGAGGGCTCGGGCGAGAACATGACCGTCAACGGCGCGAAGATCCTGTGCGGCAACATCCCGACGAAGAACGCCACGGTCTTCGTGATCGACAAGGTGCTCACCCCGGGCACCAACAAGTAA
- a CDS encoding class I adenylate-forming enzyme family protein, with translation MSFFLTKALAALDDGGDRPLFHHENGVTTYHQARARLRRLHGGLGHEKPGHEKTVAVDLRNRPETLLVQLAGLLRGSTVLMVPASAPKPDRLAAAEGATVVTDRPDDWPGGDVRTLDDLDGEPVPLDPPETVHLLFPTGGTTGAPKLIRHSGIYDGMAYIFTPDPAGPGRMLLVAPMTHMTGNAAVLGALLRRDTVVLQDGFDAGAVLAAIQEHRIDTLSLTPPRLAAVLDHPARDSTDLGSVRSLSLGAAPLPPHRLAQALDVFGPVVGQGYGLTEAPMIASISAAELIDHPERLGSVGRIVPGMEGRITEDGEVEVRGLSMMDGYLGGPPIGAGWLRTGDLGRFDDDGYLYLLDRADDVVVVGEHGTKVPSTVVEHALETHPAVRSAAVFGLATEDGQVLHAVVVTSSEVTEDALKAHAREVFGQEHYVPASVDFADALPLTEVGKVDKRALMTSRTR, from the coding sequence GTGAGCTTCTTCCTGACGAAAGCGCTCGCCGCGCTCGACGACGGCGGTGACCGCCCCCTGTTCCACCACGAGAACGGCGTCACGACCTACCACCAGGCCCGCGCTCGGCTGCGCCGGCTGCACGGCGGCCTCGGGCACGAAAAGCCCGGGCACGAAAAGACCGTCGCCGTCGACCTGCGCAACCGGCCCGAGACACTGCTCGTCCAGCTCGCCGGACTCCTGCGCGGCTCGACCGTCCTCATGGTCCCGGCCTCCGCGCCGAAGCCGGACCGGCTCGCCGCAGCCGAGGGCGCCACCGTCGTCACCGACCGCCCGGACGACTGGCCCGGCGGCGACGTCCGCACCCTCGACGACCTCGACGGCGAACCCGTGCCGCTGGACCCACCCGAGACCGTCCATCTCCTCTTCCCCACCGGCGGCACCACCGGCGCTCCGAAGCTCATCCGCCACAGCGGCATCTACGACGGCATGGCGTACATCTTCACGCCGGACCCGGCCGGCCCCGGCCGCATGCTGCTCGTCGCCCCGATGACGCACATGACCGGCAACGCCGCCGTCCTCGGCGCCCTCCTGCGCCGCGACACCGTGGTGCTCCAGGACGGCTTCGACGCCGGCGCGGTTCTCGCCGCGATCCAGGAACACCGCATCGACACGCTTTCCCTGACGCCACCGCGCCTGGCCGCCGTCCTCGACCACCCGGCGCGGGACAGCACCGACCTCGGCAGCGTCCGCTCGCTCTCCCTCGGCGCCGCGCCGCTGCCGCCGCATCGGCTCGCCCAGGCCCTCGACGTCTTCGGCCCGGTCGTCGGCCAGGGCTACGGCCTCACCGAAGCCCCGATGATCGCCAGCATCTCCGCGGCCGAGCTGATCGACCACCCGGAGCGGCTGGGCTCGGTCGGCCGGATCGTGCCGGGCATGGAAGGGCGGATCACCGAAGACGGCGAAGTCGAGGTCCGCGGACTGTCCATGATGGACGGTTACCTCGGCGGCCCACCGATCGGCGCCGGCTGGCTGCGCACCGGCGACCTCGGCCGCTTCGACGACGACGGCTACCTCTACCTCCTCGACCGGGCCGACGACGTCGTCGTGGTCGGCGAACACGGGACGAAGGTGCCCTCGACCGTCGTCGAGCACGCGCTCGAGACCCACCCGGCGGTCCGGAGTGCGGCCGTCTTCGGCCTCGCCACGGAGGACGGCCAGGTGCTGCACGCCGTCGTCGTCACCTCGAGCGAAGTCACCGAAGACGCCCTGAAGGCGCACGCGCGGGAAGTCTTCGGCCAGGAGCACTACGTCCCGGCGAGCGTGGACTTCGCCGACGCGCTGCCCCTCACCGAGGTCGGCAAGGTGGACAAGCGCGCTCTCATGACGTCCAGAACTCGCTGA
- a CDS encoding NAD(P)H-dependent amine dehydrogenase family protein, whose protein sequence is MIATVVWGTGNVGRAAIRAVDAHPALELTAVLVHDPAKVGKDAGALAGVGDLGVAATDDIEAVLAANPRAVVYAASGDVRFDDALADIVRAVGTGAVVVTPALYPLYDQRNAPPELRDPVLAAIKEGGGSLFVSGVDPGWGNDVLPLLISGLGTDVDVIRCQEIFDYSTYEQPDSVRYLVGMGQPMDYDPPMLMTGVPSMVWGGQVRLIARGLGVEVDELRETLQRRPLEETVSTRTMGEFEKGTQGAVRFEVQGIVDGEARIVIEHVTRIHPSCAPDWPTPPSGDGAHRVIIEGRPRIEVSVEASDEGENRSAGGNATAVGRLVGAIDWLAEAEPGLYDALDVPLRPAAGKLGRRRS, encoded by the coding sequence ATGATCGCCACAGTGGTGTGGGGTACGGGCAACGTCGGCCGGGCAGCGATCCGGGCCGTCGACGCTCACCCGGCGTTGGAACTGACCGCGGTGCTCGTCCACGACCCGGCGAAGGTCGGCAAGGACGCCGGCGCGCTGGCGGGGGTCGGAGACCTCGGGGTCGCCGCGACCGACGACATCGAAGCCGTGCTCGCCGCGAATCCGCGCGCCGTCGTCTACGCCGCGTCGGGAGACGTCCGGTTCGACGACGCGCTCGCCGACATCGTCCGCGCGGTCGGGACGGGCGCGGTCGTCGTCACACCGGCCCTCTACCCGCTCTACGACCAGCGCAACGCGCCCCCGGAACTGCGGGATCCCGTGCTGGCCGCGATCAAGGAGGGCGGCGGCTCGCTGTTCGTCTCCGGCGTCGACCCCGGCTGGGGCAACGACGTCCTGCCGCTGCTGATCAGCGGGCTCGGCACCGACGTCGACGTCATCCGCTGCCAGGAGATCTTCGACTACTCGACCTACGAGCAGCCCGACTCCGTCCGGTACCTGGTCGGCATGGGCCAGCCGATGGACTACGACCCGCCGATGCTGATGACCGGCGTGCCGTCGATGGTCTGGGGCGGGCAGGTCCGGCTGATCGCGCGCGGCCTCGGCGTCGAAGTCGACGAGCTGCGCGAGACGCTGCAGCGGCGTCCGCTCGAGGAAACCGTCTCCACGCGGACCATGGGCGAGTTCGAGAAGGGCACCCAGGGCGCGGTGCGGTTCGAGGTCCAGGGCATCGTCGACGGCGAAGCGCGGATCGTCATCGAGCACGTCACCCGCATCCACCCGTCGTGCGCGCCGGACTGGCCCACGCCGCCCAGCGGCGACGGCGCCCACCGCGTGATCATCGAAGGCCGGCCGCGCATCGAGGTCAGCGTCGAAGCTTCCGACGAGGGCGAAAACCGGTCGGCGGGCGGCAACGCGACCGCCGTCGGCCGGCTCGTCGGCGCGATCGACTGGCTGGCCGAAGCGGAACCCGGTCTCTACGACGCACTCGACGTCCCGCTGCGCCCGGCAGCCGGCAAGCTCGGAAGGAGGCGCTCGTGA
- a CDS encoding LLM class flavin-dependent oxidoreductase — protein MSRPLRKLGFLTIGLFDPADPRRGHESILEIIELGEQLGFDSAWVRHRHLQHGISSPVAVLAAASQRTRRIHLGTAVIPLGWENPLRLAEDLATVDLLSGGRLNPGISVGPPMRWDDVKQALYPDTADAEDFSYDRVERLLGFVRGKPATEFSGTQGFEVFSDRVQPQAPGLGDRLWYGGASLRSAEWAGAHAMNFLTSSVVKAEGESTDFAEIQLSHIRTFREHHPAGEAARVSQGLVVIPTDTATPEQRAKYEAYAAKRLPRTAEPQGPARMLFSPDFVGTSAEIAERLHAHAAFREVDEVAFALPFTFEHEDYVQILTDLAERLGPELGRNS, from the coding sequence GTGTCGCGACCACTGCGGAAGCTCGGCTTCCTGACCATCGGCCTGTTCGACCCCGCTGACCCGCGGCGGGGGCACGAGTCGATCCTCGAGATCATCGAACTGGGTGAACAGCTCGGGTTCGACAGCGCCTGGGTGCGGCACCGGCACCTGCAGCACGGCATTTCGTCGCCCGTTGCCGTGCTCGCCGCCGCCTCCCAGCGGACCCGGCGGATCCACCTCGGGACCGCCGTCATCCCGCTCGGCTGGGAGAACCCGCTGCGGCTCGCCGAGGACCTGGCCACCGTCGACCTGCTCTCCGGCGGCCGGCTCAACCCCGGGATCAGCGTCGGTCCGCCGATGCGGTGGGACGACGTCAAGCAAGCCCTCTACCCGGACACCGCCGACGCCGAGGACTTCTCCTACGACCGCGTGGAACGGCTGCTCGGTTTCGTGCGCGGCAAGCCGGCCACCGAGTTCAGCGGGACGCAGGGCTTCGAGGTGTTCTCCGACCGGGTCCAGCCGCAGGCGCCCGGGCTCGGCGACCGCCTCTGGTACGGCGGTGCGAGCCTGCGCTCGGCCGAGTGGGCCGGGGCGCACGCGATGAACTTCCTGACCAGCAGCGTGGTCAAGGCCGAAGGTGAAAGCACCGACTTCGCCGAGATCCAGCTGTCGCACATCCGGACGTTCCGCGAGCACCACCCGGCCGGTGAGGCGGCCCGGGTCTCGCAGGGCCTGGTCGTCATCCCGACCGACACCGCGACACCGGAGCAGCGCGCGAAGTACGAGGCCTACGCGGCGAAACGGCTTCCCCGCACCGCGGAACCCCAGGGCCCGGCGCGGATGTTGTTCTCCCCCGACTTCGTCGGAACTTCCGCCGAGATCGCCGAGCGGCTGCACGCGCACGCGGCATTCCGCGAGGTCGACGAGGTGGCTTTCGCCCTGCCGTTCACCTTCGAACACGAAGACTACGTGCAGATCCTCACCGACCTCGCGGAACGGCTCGGCCCGGAACTGGGCCGCAATTCCTGA
- the ilvD gene encoding dihydroxy-acid dehydratase, which translates to MTIDPKPRSRTVTDGIEAAPARGMLRAVGMGDGDWRKPIIGVASSWNEITPCNLSLDRLAQASKEGVHAAGGYPLQFGTISVSDGISMGHDGMHFSLVSREVIADSVETVMQAERLDGSVLLAGCDKSLPGMLMAAARLDLASVFLYAGTIAPGWVKLTDGTEKDVTLIDAFEAVGACRAGRLGTADLDRIERAICPGEGACGGMYTANTMASAAEAMGMSMPGSAAPPSADRRRDHYAHLSGEAVVGLLEKGITARDILTREAFENAITVIMALGGSTNAVLHLLAIAHEAKVSLTLDDFNRVGDCVPHLGDLKPFGKYVMNDIDRHGGIPVLMKALLDEGLLHGDALTVTGRTVAENLAELDPDPIDGEVLRRLDNPLHPTGGITILRGSLAPEGAVVKSAGFDTANFEGPARVFEREQEAMAALNEGRISAGDVVVIRYEGPKGGPGMREMLAITAAIKGAGLGRDVLLLTDGRFSGGTTGLCIGHVAPEAVDGGPIAFVRDGDRIAVDIKGRSMDLLVDAAELARRREGWEPLPNKFPEGVLGKYAKLVRSSSYGAVTS; encoded by the coding sequence ATGACGATCGACCCGAAGCCCCGCAGCCGCACGGTCACCGACGGGATCGAGGCCGCGCCCGCGCGCGGCATGCTCCGCGCCGTCGGGATGGGCGACGGCGACTGGCGCAAGCCGATCATCGGCGTCGCCAGCTCGTGGAACGAGATCACGCCGTGCAACCTGTCCCTGGACCGGCTGGCGCAGGCGTCCAAGGAAGGCGTGCACGCGGCCGGTGGCTACCCGCTTCAGTTCGGCACGATCTCGGTGTCCGACGGCATCTCGATGGGCCACGACGGGATGCACTTCTCGCTCGTGTCGCGGGAGGTCATCGCCGACTCGGTCGAGACCGTGATGCAGGCCGAGCGGCTCGACGGCTCGGTGCTGCTGGCCGGCTGCGACAAGTCGCTGCCGGGCATGCTGATGGCGGCCGCGCGCCTCGACCTGGCCTCGGTGTTCCTCTACGCGGGTACGATCGCCCCCGGCTGGGTGAAGCTGACCGACGGCACCGAGAAGGACGTCACGCTTATCGACGCCTTCGAGGCGGTCGGCGCGTGCCGGGCGGGCCGGCTCGGGACCGCCGACCTGGACCGCATCGAACGCGCCATCTGCCCCGGTGAGGGCGCCTGCGGCGGCATGTACACGGCGAACACGATGGCGTCGGCGGCCGAGGCGATGGGGATGAGCATGCCGGGGTCGGCCGCGCCGCCGTCCGCGGACCGCCGTCGCGACCACTACGCGCACCTTTCGGGGGAAGCTGTGGTCGGGCTGCTCGAGAAGGGCATCACCGCGCGAGACATCCTGACGCGGGAAGCGTTCGAGAACGCCATCACGGTGATCATGGCGCTCGGCGGCTCGACGAACGCCGTGCTGCACCTGCTGGCCATCGCGCACGAGGCGAAGGTTTCGCTGACCCTCGACGACTTCAACCGGGTCGGCGACTGCGTCCCGCACCTGGGCGACCTCAAGCCGTTCGGCAAGTACGTCATGAACGACATCGACCGCCACGGCGGCATCCCGGTGCTGATGAAGGCGCTGCTGGACGAGGGCCTGCTCCACGGCGACGCGCTGACGGTCACCGGCCGGACGGTGGCGGAGAACCTCGCCGAGCTGGACCCCGACCCGATCGACGGCGAGGTCCTGCGCCGGCTGGACAACCCGCTGCACCCGACCGGCGGCATCACCATCCTGCGCGGCTCGCTGGCGCCGGAGGGAGCGGTCGTGAAGTCCGCGGGCTTCGACACGGCCAACTTCGAGGGCCCGGCGCGCGTGTTCGAGCGCGAGCAGGAGGCGATGGCGGCGCTGAACGAAGGCCGGATCTCGGCGGGCGACGTCGTCGTCATCCGCTACGAGGGCCCCAAGGGCGGGCCGGGGATGCGCGAGATGCTCGCGATCACCGCGGCGATCAAGGGCGCCGGACTGGGCCGCGACGTCCTGCTGCTGACCGACGGCCGGTTTTCCGGCGGCACCACGGGCCTGTGCATCGGCCACGTGGCGCCGGAGGCGGTCGACGGAGGCCCGATCGCGTTCGTCCGCGACGGCGACCGGATCGCCGTCGACATCAAGGGCCGCAGCATGGACCTCCTGGTGGACGCGGCCGAGCTGGCGCGGCGCCGCGAGGGCTGGGAGCCGCTGCCGAACAAGTTCCCGGAAGGCGTGCTGGGCAAGTACGCGAAGCTGGTCCGGTCGTCGTCCTACGGCGCCGTGACGAGCTGA
- a CDS encoding alpha/beta fold hydrolase, with product MTVVLVNGNPETAAVWDPLCAELDRADVLRLSPPGFGAPVPDGFACTVTGSRDWLIAELEALGEPVDLVGHDIGGSIVVSVAMTRLDLLRTWVSDSLGVFDPDYVWHDLARQWQTPGDGERSVADLLGGTLAGRTARMVGRGIAEPVAARLAAGQGPEMGRAILTFYRSAAQPVMAELGRALPAAAARPGLAVLGTDDHFVGSEALRRRSAERAGARVLTLPGLGHWWMVQDPGRAARALSEFWTS from the coding sequence ATGACCGTCGTCCTCGTGAACGGAAACCCCGAGACCGCCGCGGTCTGGGACCCGCTGTGCGCCGAACTGGACCGCGCCGACGTGCTGCGGCTGTCCCCGCCCGGTTTCGGCGCGCCGGTGCCGGACGGGTTCGCCTGCACGGTGACCGGCTCCCGCGACTGGCTCATCGCGGAGCTCGAAGCGCTCGGCGAGCCCGTCGACCTCGTCGGGCACGACATCGGCGGCAGCATCGTCGTTTCGGTCGCGATGACCCGGCTCGACCTGCTGCGCACCTGGGTCAGCGACTCACTGGGCGTCTTCGACCCGGACTACGTCTGGCACGACCTGGCCCGGCAGTGGCAGACGCCCGGCGACGGCGAGCGATCGGTCGCGGACCTGCTCGGCGGGACGCTCGCCGGCCGCACCGCGCGCATGGTCGGCCGCGGTATCGCCGAGCCGGTCGCGGCCCGGCTGGCCGCCGGGCAAGGCCCCGAGATGGGCCGCGCGATCCTCACGTTCTACCGCTCCGCCGCCCAGCCGGTGATGGCCGAGCTGGGGCGCGCCTTGCCGGCCGCCGCGGCGCGTCCCGGACTCGCCGTGCTCGGGACGGACGACCACTTCGTCGGCTCCGAAGCGCTGCGCCGCCGATCGGCCGAGCGGGCCGGGGCCCGGGTCCTGACCCTGCCCGGGCTCGGGCACTGGTGGATGGTGCAGGATCCCGGCCGCGCCGCCCGCGCGCTCAGCGAGTTCTGGACGTCATGA
- the sigK gene encoding ECF RNA polymerase sigma factor SigK — MGERGRLRLHPDEAPVPGPSAEELLGRVAAGDEPAFAALYDLIAGPVLGLVTRVLRNHAQAEEVAQEVLVEVWRKATRYVPERGSALSWVLTIAHRRAVDRVRSHQAVLDREERAGRMDVRRPFDEVTESTLATLDQQRVRQCLAELTDLQRESIVLAYYNGYTYPEVAEVLKVAPGTVKTRIRDGLIRLRDCLGVDR; from the coding sequence ATGGGTGAGCGTGGACGGCTACGGCTGCATCCGGACGAGGCACCGGTGCCGGGGCCGAGCGCCGAGGAGCTCCTGGGGCGCGTCGCGGCCGGGGACGAACCCGCCTTCGCGGCGCTGTACGACCTCATCGCCGGGCCGGTGCTCGGGCTGGTGACGCGCGTCCTGCGCAACCACGCCCAGGCCGAGGAAGTGGCGCAGGAGGTGCTGGTGGAGGTGTGGCGCAAGGCCACGAGGTACGTCCCGGAGCGCGGCAGCGCGCTGTCGTGGGTGCTGACGATCGCCCACCGCCGGGCCGTGGACCGCGTGCGCTCGCACCAGGCCGTGCTCGACCGCGAGGAGCGGGCGGGCCGGATGGACGTCCGGCGGCCGTTCGACGAGGTCACCGAGTCCACTTTGGCCACTCTCGACCAGCAGCGCGTGCGGCAGTGCCTCGCCGAGCTCACCGATCTCCAGCGCGAGTCCATCGTGCTGGCCTACTACAACGGCTACACCTATCCCGAGGTCGCCGAGGTGCTGAAGGTGGCGCCCGGGACCGTGAAAACCCGCATCCGGGACGGTCTGATCCGGCTGCGTGACTGCCTGGGGGTGGATCGATGA
- a CDS encoding IS481 family transposase, whose protein sequence is MDPEFVAAVARAAHGEKINVARFCRERRLSRDTFYKYVTRFRAEGANGFTRRSTAPHQQPTTFGPQVAEAVLRTRKELADQGLDNGPISIRWHLEDTGRLPAPSPSSIYRILRAHGQITPQPRKKPKTRRRFEYADPNGCWQIDGMEHYLADGTKVCIIQILDDHSRLDVGTYAATGETTADTWAALQHAFAGYGLPVKLLSDNGLAFTGKHRGWMVELERHLAALGVTTIAATPHHPQTCGKDERVHQTLQKWLAARPPAATLTDLQELLEQYRTIYNHRRHQSLDGQTPQQRYDARPKAVPAAGPRCPSGVTTRPVSATGVVAFAGCSIVLGRAWAGGIATVYWQGDRVTVMIGDTVARQLTLDRAIRYQRLTNTKLSGKS, encoded by the coding sequence ATGGATCCTGAGTTCGTCGCCGCGGTCGCCCGGGCCGCCCACGGCGAGAAGATCAACGTGGCACGGTTCTGCCGCGAGCGCCGGCTGTCCCGGGACACCTTCTACAAGTACGTGACCCGCTTCCGGGCCGAAGGCGCCAACGGGTTCACCCGCCGCAGCACCGCCCCGCACCAGCAGCCGACCACGTTCGGACCGCAGGTGGCCGAGGCGGTGCTGCGGACCCGCAAAGAACTCGCCGACCAGGGTCTGGACAACGGCCCGATCTCCATCCGCTGGCACCTGGAAGACACCGGCCGGCTGCCCGCGCCGTCCCCGTCCTCGATCTACCGGATCCTGCGCGCCCACGGCCAGATCACCCCCCAACCCCGCAAGAAACCGAAAACGCGGCGACGGTTCGAATACGCCGACCCCAACGGCTGCTGGCAGATCGACGGCATGGAGCACTACCTCGCCGACGGCACCAAGGTCTGCATCATCCAGATCCTCGACGACCACTCCCGCCTCGACGTCGGCACCTACGCCGCAACCGGCGAGACCACCGCCGACACCTGGGCCGCGCTGCAACACGCCTTCGCCGGCTACGGCCTGCCCGTGAAGCTGCTGTCGGACAACGGACTGGCCTTCACCGGCAAACACCGCGGCTGGATGGTCGAGCTGGAACGCCACCTCGCCGCACTCGGGGTCACCACCATCGCCGCCACCCCACACCACCCCCAGACCTGCGGCAAGGACGAACGCGTCCACCAGACCCTGCAGAAATGGCTCGCCGCACGACCACCCGCGGCCACCCTCACCGACCTGCAAGAACTACTCGAGCAATACCGCACGATCTACAACCATCGTCGCCACCAGAGCCTCGATGGGCAGACACCCCAGCAGCGCTACGACGCTCGCCCGAAAGCCGTTCCAGCTGCTGGTCCTCGCTGCCCGAGCGGCGTGACCACCCGGCCGGTCTCCGCTACCGGAGTGGTTGCCTTCGCCGGATGTTCCATCGTTCTCGGACGTGCCTGGGCCGGCGGCATCGCCACCGTCTACTGGCAAGGCGACCGGGTCACCGTCATGATCGGCGACACCGTCGCCCGCCAGCTCACGCTAGACCGCGCGATACGCTACCAACGCCTCACCAACACCAAACTGTCCGGGAAGTCCTGA
- a CDS encoding TetR/AcrR family transcriptional regulator C-terminal domain-containing protein, with translation MTTDARTPLSRERVLHAAVALADEHGLRAVTMRRLAEELDAEAMSLYYHVAKKEDVLDGIVEVVAQEINETVARLEKGPDWRQTARRRILAARQVFLRHRWAPALFETRSSTSLGVLKYYDSLVGLMHEGGFSHNRIHHALHALGSRALGFSQELFDPSAGASAEVPPELAAQLPNLVGMLSEITHDDPDSTLGWCDDQAEFEFGLDLILAGLDLLRER, from the coding sequence GTGACCACCGACGCCCGAACCCCGCTGAGCCGGGAGCGCGTGCTGCACGCGGCCGTCGCGCTCGCCGACGAGCACGGCCTGCGCGCGGTGACGATGCGCCGCCTCGCGGAGGAGCTCGACGCCGAGGCGATGTCGCTCTACTACCACGTGGCCAAGAAGGAAGACGTGCTCGACGGGATCGTCGAGGTCGTGGCGCAGGAGATCAACGAGACCGTCGCGCGCCTGGAAAAGGGGCCGGACTGGCGGCAGACGGCCCGGCGGCGCATCCTCGCCGCGCGCCAGGTGTTCCTCCGCCACCGCTGGGCGCCGGCGCTGTTCGAGACGCGGTCGTCGACCAGCCTCGGGGTGCTGAAGTACTACGACTCCCTGGTCGGCCTGATGCACGAAGGCGGGTTCTCGCACAACCGGATCCACCACGCGCTGCACGCCCTCGGCAGCCGGGCGCTCGGGTTCAGCCAGGAGCTGTTCGACCCGAGCGCGGGGGCATCGGCGGAGGTCCCGCCGGAGCTGGCCGCCCAGCTGCCGAACCTGGTGGGAATGCTGAGCGAGATCACCCACGACGACCCGGATTCGACCCTGGGCTGGTGCGACGACCAGGCGGAGTTCGAGTTCGGCCTGGACCTCATCCTCGCCGGCCTGGACCTGCTGCGAGAGCGGTAG